The Streptomyces seoulensis genome contains a region encoding:
- a CDS encoding alkaline phosphatase PhoX, with protein MSLTRRDFARSTAVTGAGVVLAGSVGALATAPQALAATDLDGAEDAHGHPGIGYGPLVPDPDGVLALPAGFSYRVVTYSGRTRLESGESTPSNHDGTAAFAGPRGAVLLVNNHELKGPRADWEHPVPLTEGLVYDPAAAGGCTVVEVRRDQVAEWVGIAGTSTNCAGGSTPWGTWLTCEETEDRAGQNGMTKDHGYVFEVDPADRRANRAPKPLKALGRYAHEAVVVDPKRGHLFLTEDASGPNGLFYRWSPPEGFHHGRGRLRTLADDAGVLQAFRCFDSGGRFVDDLSRATRTGTVYGVDWVDVPDRDARTVPVRKQFADGQVTRARKLEGMWWGDGGVYVVSSYAREESPVQHDGQVWFYDPRRRTLTLKVLLGTGGTLDGPDNITVSPYGGLVIAEDGEGAQHLFGATDSGRTYPIARNELNIGTEAAPEYSEFTGVTFSPDGRTLFANIQQPGIMLAITGPWKRQRRG; from the coding sequence ATGTCACTCACCCGCAGGGACTTCGCCAGATCGACCGCGGTCACCGGTGCCGGGGTGGTGCTCGCGGGCAGCGTCGGTGCCCTCGCCACCGCCCCGCAGGCCCTGGCCGCGACGGACCTCGACGGCGCGGAGGACGCGCACGGCCACCCCGGCATCGGGTACGGCCCGCTCGTCCCCGACCCGGACGGCGTCCTCGCGCTCCCGGCGGGCTTCTCGTACCGGGTGGTGACGTACAGCGGCCGGACCCGGCTGGAGTCGGGCGAGTCCACCCCGTCGAACCACGACGGCACGGCCGCCTTCGCCGGTCCGCGCGGCGCGGTGCTGCTGGTGAACAACCATGAGCTGAAGGGCCCGCGCGCCGACTGGGAGCACCCGGTGCCGCTCACCGAGGGCCTGGTGTACGACCCGGCGGCCGCGGGTGGCTGCACGGTGGTGGAGGTCAGGCGCGACCAGGTCGCCGAGTGGGTGGGCATCGCCGGTACGTCCACCAACTGCGCGGGCGGCAGCACCCCGTGGGGCACCTGGCTGACCTGCGAGGAGACCGAGGACCGGGCCGGGCAGAACGGCATGACCAAGGACCACGGCTACGTCTTCGAGGTCGACCCCGCCGACCGCCGGGCCAACCGGGCTCCCAAGCCGCTGAAGGCGCTGGGCCGTTACGCCCACGAGGCCGTGGTGGTCGACCCGAAGCGGGGCCACCTCTTCCTCACGGAGGACGCGTCCGGCCCCAACGGCCTGTTCTACCGCTGGAGCCCGCCGGAGGGCTTCCACCACGGCCGGGGCCGGCTGCGCACCCTCGCCGACGACGCCGGTGTCCTCCAGGCGTTCCGCTGCTTCGACTCCGGCGGCCGTTTCGTGGACGACCTCTCACGCGCGACGCGGACCGGCACGGTGTACGGCGTGGACTGGGTCGACGTCCCCGACCGGGACGCGCGTACGGTGCCGGTGCGCAAGCAGTTCGCGGACGGCCAGGTCACGCGGGCCCGCAAGCTGGAGGGCATGTGGTGGGGCGACGGCGGGGTCTACGTCGTCTCCTCCTACGCCCGCGAGGAGAGCCCCGTACAGCACGACGGCCAGGTGTGGTTCTACGACCCCCGGCGCCGGACGCTGACCCTGAAGGTGCTGCTCGGCACCGGGGGCACCCTCGACGGCCCCGACAACATCACCGTCTCCCCCTACGGCGGCCTGGTCATCGCCGAGGACGGCGAGGGCGCGCAGCACCTGTTCGGCGCGACCGACAGCGGCCGTACGTACCCGATCGCGCGCAACGAGCTGAACATCGGCACCGAAGCCGCCCCCGAGTACAGCGAGTTCACCGGTGTGACCTTCTCCCCCGACGGCCGCACCCTCTTCGCCAACATCCAGCAGCCGGGCATCATGCTGGCGATCACGGGGCCGTGGAAGCGGCAGCGGCGGGGCTAG
- a CDS encoding endonuclease/exonuclease/phosphatase family protein, translating into MPSRTSARLAALTVAAVCGAASAVVATSPAHADSVRVHDIQGTTRLSPYAGKQVADVPGVVTAVRTYGSSKGFWLQDPAPDADPATSEGVFVFTSSAPKVAVGDAVTVGGTVSEYVPGGTASGNQSVTEITKPAVATVSNGNAVPAPVVIGKRSVPERYAPAGDAAANNSVNALPLAPAAYALDYYESLEGMNVRVGDARVVTGTDPYSELWVTVKPNEHRTSRGGTVYGSYDSQNTGRLQVQSLGATEDFPKANVGDTLAGATTGPLDFNQFGGYTLVASSLGTLKSGGLERETTRAQARGELAVATYNVENLDPSDATFDAHASAIVNNLRSPDIVSLEEIQDDNGAKDDGTVSAGATVGKLIDAIVAAGGPRYDWRSIDPVDKQDGGEPGGNIRQVFLFNPERVSFTDRAGGDSTTAVGVAKDRGKARLTVSPGRIDPANTAWANSRKPLVGEFVFRGRTVFVVANHLNSKGGDQPLTGQYQPPVRSSETQRHAQATEVNTFVKDLLRIQKDADVIALGDMNDFEFSDTAKILEGDGQLWSAIKSLPRKERYTYDYQGNAQVLDQILISREIRRGSFAYDSVHINSEFHDQISDHDPQVLRFRP; encoded by the coding sequence TTGCCGAGCAGGACTTCCGCGCGTCTCGCCGCGCTCACCGTCGCCGCCGTGTGCGGCGCCGCGTCCGCCGTCGTCGCCACCTCGCCCGCGCACGCCGACTCGGTGCGCGTCCACGACATCCAGGGCACCACCCGCCTCTCGCCGTACGCGGGCAAGCAGGTCGCCGACGTGCCCGGCGTGGTCACCGCCGTACGCACCTACGGCTCGTCCAAGGGCTTCTGGCTCCAGGACCCGGCCCCGGACGCCGACCCCGCCACCAGCGAGGGCGTCTTCGTCTTCACCAGCTCAGCGCCGAAGGTCGCGGTGGGCGACGCGGTCACCGTGGGCGGCACCGTCTCGGAGTACGTGCCGGGCGGCACCGCCTCGGGCAACCAGTCGGTCACCGAGATCACCAAGCCGGCCGTCGCCACCGTGTCCAACGGCAACGCGGTCCCGGCCCCGGTCGTGATCGGCAAGCGCTCGGTGCCGGAACGATACGCCCCGGCCGGCGACGCGGCCGCGAACAACTCGGTCAACGCCCTCCCCCTCGCGCCCGCGGCCTACGCCCTCGACTACTACGAGTCGCTGGAGGGCATGAACGTCCGGGTCGGCGACGCGCGCGTGGTCACCGGCACCGACCCGTACAGCGAGCTGTGGGTCACGGTGAAGCCGAACGAGCACCGCACGAGCCGGGGCGGCACCGTCTACGGCTCCTACGACTCGCAGAACACCGGCCGCCTCCAGGTGCAGTCGCTCGGTGCGACCGAGGACTTCCCGAAGGCGAACGTCGGCGACACCCTCGCCGGCGCCACCACCGGCCCCCTGGACTTCAACCAGTTCGGCGGCTACACCCTGGTGGCGAGCAGCCTGGGCACGTTGAAGAGCGGCGGGCTGGAGCGGGAGACGACGCGCGCGCAGGCGCGCGGCGAGCTGGCGGTGGCGACGTACAACGTCGAGAACCTCGACCCGTCCGACGCCACCTTCGACGCCCACGCGTCCGCGATCGTGAACAACCTGCGCTCGCCCGACATCGTGTCCCTGGAGGAGATCCAGGACGACAACGGCGCCAAGGACGACGGCACGGTGAGCGCGGGCGCGACGGTCGGCAAGCTGATCGACGCCATCGTCGCGGCGGGCGGTCCGCGCTACGACTGGCGCTCCATCGACCCCGTCGACAAGCAGGACGGCGGCGAGCCCGGCGGCAACATCCGGCAGGTGTTCCTGTTCAACCCCGAGCGGGTGTCCTTCACCGACCGCGCCGGCGGCGACTCCACCACGGCGGTCGGGGTCGCCAAGGACCGGGGCAAGGCCCGGCTGACGGTCTCGCCCGGCCGGATCGACCCGGCGAACACGGCGTGGGCCAACAGCCGCAAGCCGCTGGTCGGTGAGTTCGTCTTCCGTGGCCGGACGGTCTTCGTGGTCGCCAACCACCTCAACTCCAAGGGCGGCGACCAGCCGCTGACCGGGCAGTACCAGCCGCCGGTGCGCAGCTCCGAGACGCAGCGGCACGCGCAGGCGACGGAGGTGAACACCTTCGTCAAGGACCTGCTGCGCATCCAGAAGGACGCGGACGTCATCGCGCTCGGGGACATGAACGACTTCGAGTTCTCCGACACCGCGAAGATCCTGGAGGGCGACGGGCAGCTCTGGTCGGCCATCAAGTCGCTGCCCCGCAAGGAGCGTTACACCTACGACTACCAGGGCAACGCGCAGGTGCTCGACCAGATCCTGATCAGCCGGGAGATCCGTCGCGGTTCCTTCGCCTACGACAGCGTGCACATCAACTCGGAGTTCCACGACCAGATCAGCGACCACGACCCGCAGGTGCTGCGTTTCCGCCCCTGA
- the dapA gene encoding 4-hydroxy-tetrahydrodipicolinate synthase, protein MRHRNAPFGRTLCAMVTPFTSAGTLDLDGAARLAARLVAEGCDGLVLNGTTGESPTTTDTEKRELIAAVRSALGDSVPLVAGVGTADTRHTVELTLAAEKAGADAALVVTPYYSRPQQAAVEAHFLQVADASGLPLMLYDIPGRTGTRIAPSTMIRLAAHPRIVAVKDCSYDFLGTQKVLAATDLAYYAGCDEHILPLYAIGAAGCVSTIANAVPGEVAAILAAFDAGDTARAAELQSRVTPLIEAMMASDLPGTVTTKALLNTLNLPAGPVRAPLLAADEETTVDLVTAFRQLTRSPTGLR, encoded by the coding sequence ATGAGGCATCGGAACGCACCCTTCGGGCGCACGCTCTGCGCGATGGTCACCCCGTTCACGTCGGCCGGCACGCTCGACCTGGACGGGGCGGCCCGCCTGGCGGCCCGTCTCGTGGCCGAGGGCTGCGACGGGCTGGTCCTGAACGGCACCACGGGCGAGTCGCCCACCACCACGGACACGGAGAAGCGGGAGCTGATCGCGGCGGTCCGCTCGGCGTTGGGCGACTCCGTCCCGCTGGTGGCGGGCGTCGGCACGGCGGACACCCGGCACACCGTCGAACTGACCCTCGCGGCGGAGAAGGCGGGCGCCGACGCGGCGCTGGTCGTCACGCCGTACTACAGCCGCCCCCAACAGGCGGCGGTCGAAGCCCACTTCCTCCAGGTCGCGGACGCCTCGGGCCTCCCCCTGATGCTCTACGACATCCCCGGCCGCACGGGCACGCGCATCGCCCCGTCCACGATGATCCGCCTCGCCGCCCACCCCCGTATCGTCGCCGTCAAGGACTGCTCCTACGACTTCCTCGGCACCCAGAAGGTCCTGGCGGCGACGGACCTGGCCTACTACGCGGGCTGCGACGAACACATCCTCCCGCTGTACGCCATCGGCGCGGCGGGCTGCGTCAGCACGATCGCCAACGCGGTGCCGGGAGAGGTGGCGGCCATCCTGGCGGCCTTCGACGCGGGGGACACGGCGAGAGCCGCCGAACTCCAGTCCCGCGTCACCCCGTTGATCGAAGCGATGATGGCCTCCGACCTACCGGGCACGGTGACGACGAAGGCCCTCCTCAACACCCTGAACCTCCCAGCGGGGCCGGTACGGGCACCGCTGCTGGCGGCGGACGAGGAGACGACGGTGGATCTGGTGACTGCCTTTAGGCAGCTCACCCGCTCACCGACAGGGCTTCGGTAG
- a CDS encoding TerD family protein: MTPGSNVPLPAARVTVDVAAPVRLDVSGLLLTADGKVRSDDDFIFYNQPAGPGVTYRSGGGSAPDAITVDTAAVPPDIEKIVVTASPDAAGQTFQGIEPTATIRDADGGAVVASFTPPGLGAETALVVVEIYRRNGQWKARAVGQGYANGLAGIATDFGVTVEEPAQPVSASPVPQTPPAPQAPQTPPAPSAPQTPQAPPVPQAPPAPVPGAGKINLDKGRVNLQKNQTVSLVKGGAPLLSRVQMGLGWEPAYRGKDIDLDASVIAYGPQRNAVDSCYFGKLSILGGAIKHSGDNLTGEGGGDDEVITVDLGRIPPEVTGLVFTVNSFSGQKFTEVAKAYCRLIDPTSGEELARFDLTSAEPQTGVLMAKLIRQYSGEWDMTALGDFVKARTVRNMVKPGAQAL; this comes from the coding sequence ATGACCCCTGGCTCAAACGTCCCGCTCCCGGCCGCCCGTGTGACGGTGGACGTGGCCGCTCCGGTGCGGCTCGACGTGTCGGGCCTGCTGCTCACCGCCGACGGCAAGGTGCGCTCCGACGACGACTTCATCTTCTACAACCAGCCGGCCGGCCCCGGCGTGACCTACCGCTCGGGCGGCGGTTCCGCGCCGGACGCGATCACGGTCGACACCGCCGCGGTGCCGCCGGACATCGAGAAGATCGTCGTCACCGCGAGCCCGGACGCGGCGGGCCAGACCTTCCAGGGCATCGAGCCGACGGCCACGATCCGGGACGCGGACGGCGGTGCGGTCGTCGCCTCCTTCACCCCGCCCGGCCTCGGCGCCGAGACGGCCCTCGTGGTCGTGGAGATCTACCGGCGCAACGGCCAGTGGAAGGCCCGCGCGGTGGGCCAGGGGTACGCGAACGGCCTGGCGGGCATCGCCACGGACTTCGGAGTGACGGTGGAGGAGCCGGCCCAGCCGGTCTCCGCCTCTCCGGTCCCCCAGACGCCCCCCGCTCCCCAGGCACCTCAGACGCCCCCGGCTCCCTCGGCACCCCAGACACCTCAGGCACCCCCGGTCCCCCAGGCTCCCCCGGCCCCCGTGCCGGGCGCGGGCAAGATCAACCTGGACAAGGGCCGGGTGAACCTCCAGAAGAACCAGACCGTCTCCCTGGTCAAGGGCGGCGCCCCCCTCCTCTCCCGCGTCCAGATGGGCCTCGGCTGGGAGCCCGCGTACCGGGGCAAGGACATCGACCTGGACGCCTCGGTCATCGCCTACGGCCCCCAGCGCAACGCCGTCGACAGTTGCTACTTCGGCAAGCTGTCCATCCTGGGCGGCGCGATCAAGCACTCCGGTGACAACCTCACGGGCGAGGGCGGCGGGGACGACGAGGTCATCACGGTCGACCTCGGCCGCATCCCCCCGGAGGTCACGGGCCTGGTCTTCACGGTGAACTCCTTCTCCGGCCAGAAGTTCACCGAGGTGGCCAAGGCGTACTGCCGCCTCATCGACCCCACCTCCGGCGAGGAACTGGCCCGCTTCGACCTGACCTCCGCCGAACCCCAGACGGGCGTCCTGATGGCCAAGCTGATCCGCCAGTACTCCGGCGAGTGGGACATGACCGCCCTGGGCGACTTCGTGAAGGCCAGGACGGTCCGCAACATGGTGAAGCCGGGCGCCCAGGCGCTGTGA
- a CDS encoding zinc-dependent alcohol dehydrogenase family protein: protein MKAAVIESVGRAVVSEVPDPTPGPRDVVVEVAACGICGTDLHILQGEFAPKLPIVPGHEFAGQVVGIGSQVTEVAVGDQVAVDPSLYCYECRFCRDGHNNMCERWAAIGVTTAGGAAQYAVAPVANCVKLPEHVRPQDAALIEPLSCAVRGYDILNSRLGAHVLIYGSGTMGLMMLELAKRTGAASVDMVDINPARLETAKLLGVSGSAANADELDRPQGWEVVIDATGNAAAIQDGLGRVAKAGTYLQFGVADYATRVTIDPYRIYNQEITITGSMAVLHSYERAAELFANGVLNPDVFISDRLPLENYPQALEQFAAGVGRKIVVVP, encoded by the coding sequence ATGAAGGCCGCCGTCATCGAGTCCGTGGGCCGCGCCGTCGTCAGCGAGGTCCCCGACCCGACCCCGGGTCCGCGTGACGTCGTCGTGGAGGTCGCCGCGTGCGGGATCTGCGGTACCGATCTGCACATCCTCCAGGGCGAGTTCGCGCCCAAGCTGCCGATCGTGCCGGGTCATGAGTTCGCGGGCCAGGTCGTCGGGATCGGCAGCCAGGTCACCGAGGTCGCGGTCGGCGACCAGGTCGCGGTGGACCCGTCCCTGTACTGCTACGAGTGCCGCTTCTGCCGCGACGGCCACAACAACATGTGCGAGCGCTGGGCCGCGATCGGCGTGACCACGGCCGGCGGTGCCGCCCAGTACGCGGTCGCTCCCGTGGCCAACTGCGTGAAGCTGCCCGAGCACGTCCGCCCCCAGGACGCGGCCCTCATCGAGCCGCTGTCCTGCGCGGTGCGCGGCTACGACATCCTCAACTCCCGCCTCGGCGCCCATGTCCTGATCTACGGCTCCGGCACCATGGGCCTGATGATGCTGGAGCTGGCCAAGCGCACGGGTGCGGCGAGCGTGGACATGGTCGACATCAACCCGGCCCGGCTGGAGACGGCCAAGCTGCTCGGGGTCTCGGGCTCGGCGGCCAACGCCGACGAGCTGGACCGGCCGCAGGGCTGGGAGGTCGTGATCGACGCTACCGGCAACGCGGCGGCGATCCAGGACGGCCTGGGCCGGGTGGCGAAGGCGGGTACGTACCTCCAGTTCGGCGTGGCCGACTACGCGACGCGGGTGACGATCGACCCGTACCGCATCTACAACCAGGAGATCACCATCACCGGCTCGATGGCGGTGCTGCACAGCTACGAGCGGGCGGCGGAGCTGTTCGCGAACGGTGTGCTGAACCCGGACGTGTTCATCAGCGACCGGCTTCCGCTGGAGAACTACCCCCAGGCGCTGGAGCAGTTCGCGGCGGGCGTCGGCCGCAAGATCGTGGTGGTGCCCTGA
- a CDS encoding carbohydrate ABC transporter permease has protein sequence MSSTTATPARRTGRGGRGLGLVAWLAGIVFFLPIAWMVLTSFHSEADAATNPPSFAAPLTLDGYREFFGAAGGASPWPALINSTVASLASTLFVLVLALPAAYALSIRPVRKWTDVLFFFLSTKMLPAVAGLLPLYLFAKNAGLLDNIWLLVVLYTSMNLPIAVWMMQSFLAEVPVAVIEAARVDGASLPVILARVVAPIALPGIAATSLICFIFSWNELLFARVLTGVVAETAPVFLTGFITSQGLFLAKVCAASLVVSLPVLAAGFAAQDKLVQGLSLGAVK, from the coding sequence ATGAGTTCCACCACCGCCACCCCCGCGCGGCGCACCGGCCGAGGCGGGCGCGGCCTGGGCCTGGTGGCCTGGCTGGCCGGCATCGTCTTCTTCCTGCCCATCGCCTGGATGGTCCTGACCTCGTTCCACTCCGAGGCGGACGCGGCCACCAACCCGCCGTCCTTCGCCGCCCCGCTCACCCTGGACGGCTACCGCGAGTTCTTCGGCGCGGCCGGAGGCGCCAGCCCCTGGCCCGCGCTGATCAACTCCACGGTCGCCTCGCTGGCCTCCACCCTGTTCGTGCTGGTGCTGGCGCTGCCGGCGGCGTACGCGCTGTCGATCCGGCCGGTGAGGAAGTGGACCGACGTCCTGTTCTTCTTCCTCTCCACCAAGATGCTCCCGGCCGTGGCGGGCCTGCTGCCGCTGTACCTGTTCGCCAAGAACGCCGGGCTGCTGGACAACATCTGGCTGCTGGTCGTCCTCTACACCTCGATGAACCTGCCGATCGCGGTGTGGATGATGCAGTCCTTCCTCGCCGAGGTGCCGGTCGCCGTCATCGAGGCGGCGCGGGTGGACGGGGCTTCGCTGCCGGTGATCCTGGCCCGCGTGGTCGCGCCGATCGCGCTGCCCGGCATCGCGGCCACGTCCCTGATCTGCTTCATCTTCAGCTGGAACGAGCTGCTGTTCGCCCGTGTCCTGACCGGGGTGGTCGCGGAGACCGCGCCCGTCTTCCTCACCGGCTTCATCACCAGCCAGGGACTGTTCCTGGCCAAGGTGTGCGCCGCGTCGCTCGTCGTCTCCCTGCCGGTACTCGCCGCGGGGTTCGCCGCCCAGGACAAGCTGGTCCAGGGCCTGTCGTTGGGAGCCGTGAAATGA
- a CDS encoding carbohydrate ABC transporter permease: protein MTATTTAPLAAGSAPAIKHPPARLRAWATRAPLLPALVFMIVVTQLPFVATLVISFFDWNALYPKARRFTGIDNYQQVLTDADLRHSVWVTVLLTASVVVASLVLGLALALLLDRKFKGRGVVRTLLIAPFLVVPVAAALLWKHVLYNPEYGLLNGLLHYVGGPQPDWVSNTPLLAVEASLVWQWTPFMMLILLAGLQSRDQQQIEAARVDGASDWQIFRHLTLPHLRRYLELGALLGSIYIVQNFDAVFTLTSGGLGTANLPYTVYQSFYQAHENGLASAAGVLVVIGSIVIATFALRVVSSLFREEVSR, encoded by the coding sequence ATGACAGCGACGACAACGGCCCCGCTCGCGGCCGGCTCCGCACCCGCCATCAAGCACCCCCCGGCCCGGCTGCGGGCCTGGGCCACCCGCGCCCCGCTCCTGCCTGCCCTGGTCTTCATGATCGTGGTGACCCAGTTGCCCTTCGTGGCCACGCTGGTGATCTCGTTCTTCGACTGGAACGCGCTCTACCCCAAGGCCCGCCGCTTCACCGGGATCGACAACTACCAGCAGGTCCTCACCGACGCCGACCTGCGCCACTCGGTATGGGTGACCGTGCTGCTCACCGCCTCGGTGGTGGTGGCCAGCCTGGTGCTCGGCCTCGCGCTGGCGCTGCTGCTGGACCGGAAGTTCAAGGGCCGGGGTGTGGTCCGCACCCTGCTGATCGCCCCGTTCCTGGTGGTCCCGGTGGCCGCCGCCCTGCTCTGGAAGCATGTGCTCTACAACCCGGAGTACGGTCTTCTCAATGGGTTGCTGCACTATGTGGGCGGCCCACAGCCGGACTGGGTCTCCAACACCCCGCTGCTCGCGGTGGAGGCTTCGCTGGTGTGGCAGTGGACGCCGTTCATGATGCTGATCCTGCTGGCCGGACTGCAGAGCCGGGACCAGCAGCAGATCGAGGCCGCCCGGGTGGACGGGGCGAGCGACTGGCAGATCTTCCGCCACCTCACCCTCCCGCACCTGCGCCGCTACCTGGAACTGGGCGCCCTGCTGGGTTCCATCTACATCGTGCAGAACTTCGACGCGGTGTTCACGCTCACCTCCGGCGGCCTCGGCACCGCGAACCTGCCGTACACCGTCTACCAGAGCTTCTACCAGGCCCATGAGAACGGCCTCGCCTCGGCGGCGGGTGTCCTCGTCGTCATCGGCTCCATCGTCATCGCCACCTTCGCCCTGCGCGTGGTGTCGTCCCTGTTCCGCGAGGAGGTGTCCCGATGA
- a CDS encoding ABC transporter substrate-binding protein — protein MRTPSRRRPRTTFAMAAAGTLLAPLLSGCWAGAGGTGSGGDSINVLMVNNPQMTELQKLTRAHFTKETGIKVNFTVLPENDVRDKISQDFANQAGQYDVATLSNYEIPIYARNGWLHDMDSYVAKDKAYDQQDVLGPMRQSLTGDDHKLYGQPFYGESSFLMYRKDVFAAKGLKMPAHPTWQQVADLAAKADGARPGMKGICLRGLPGWGEVMAPLTTVVNTFGGTWFDKDWKARLDSPEFEKAVKFYVDLVREHGESGAAQSGFAECLNNMTQGKTAMWYDATSAAGLLEGKGSPVKGKLGYAPAPVEKTKSSGWLYTWAWGIQHASHNPDKAWKFVSWASSKEYEQLVGDTSGWADAPAGKRASTYTNPEYRKEAASFQEMTKEAIESARPTDPGVQPRPAPGIQFVGIPEFTDLGTKVSQQISAAIAGRQSVDSALRKSQQLAEQISKEYEGR, from the coding sequence ATGCGCACCCCGAGCCGACGGAGGCCGCGAACCACGTTCGCCATGGCCGCCGCAGGGACGCTGCTCGCCCCGCTGCTCTCCGGCTGCTGGGCCGGCGCGGGCGGGACCGGTTCCGGCGGCGATTCCATCAACGTGCTGATGGTCAACAACCCGCAGATGACCGAGTTGCAGAAGCTGACCCGCGCCCACTTCACCAAGGAGACGGGCATCAAGGTCAACTTCACCGTGCTGCCCGAGAACGACGTCCGCGACAAGATCAGCCAGGACTTCGCCAACCAGGCCGGCCAGTACGACGTGGCCACGCTGTCCAACTACGAGATCCCGATCTACGCCCGCAACGGCTGGCTGCACGACATGGACTCGTACGTGGCCAAGGACAAGGCCTACGACCAGCAGGACGTGCTCGGGCCCATGCGGCAGTCGCTGACCGGCGACGACCACAAGCTCTACGGGCAGCCCTTCTACGGCGAGTCGTCCTTCCTGATGTACCGCAAGGACGTCTTCGCGGCCAAGGGCCTGAAGATGCCCGCGCACCCGACCTGGCAGCAGGTGGCCGACCTCGCCGCGAAGGCGGACGGCGCCCGGCCCGGCATGAAGGGCATCTGTCTGCGCGGCCTGCCCGGCTGGGGCGAGGTGATGGCGCCGCTGACGACGGTGGTGAACACCTTCGGCGGGACCTGGTTCGACAAGGACTGGAAGGCCCGGCTGGACTCCCCCGAGTTCGAGAAGGCCGTCAAGTTCTATGTGGACCTGGTACGTGAGCACGGCGAGTCCGGCGCGGCCCAGTCCGGCTTCGCCGAGTGCCTGAACAACATGACCCAGGGCAAGACCGCCATGTGGTACGACGCCACCTCGGCGGCCGGACTCCTGGAGGGCAAGGGCTCCCCGGTCAAGGGCAAGCTCGGCTACGCCCCCGCCCCGGTGGAGAAGACCAAGTCCTCCGGCTGGCTCTACACCTGGGCCTGGGGCATCCAGCACGCCTCCCACAACCCCGACAAGGCGTGGAAGTTCGTCTCCTGGGCCTCCAGCAAGGAGTACGAGCAGTTGGTCGGTGACACCAGCGGCTGGGCCGACGCCCCGGCGGGCAAGCGCGCCTCGACGTACACCAATCCGGAGTACCGCAAGGAGGCCGCCTCCTTCCAGGAGATGACCAAGGAGGCCATCGAGAGCGCCCGGCCCACCGACCCCGGTGTGCAGCCGCGACCCGCGCCCGGCATCCAGTTCGTCGGCATCCCCGAGTTCACCGACCTCGGCACCAAGGTGTCCCAGCAGATCAGCGCGGCCATCGCCGGCCGCCAGTCGGTCGACTCGGCCCTGCGCAAGTCCCAGCAGCTCGCCGAGCAGATCTCCAAGGAGTACGAGGGACGATGA
- a CDS encoding DeoR/GlpR family DNA-binding transcription regulator, producing MNTRTAEERQREIVRAARATGSVDVTALADELGVAKETIRRDLRALEDHGLVRRTHGGAYPVESAAFETTLAFRATSHVPEKRRIAAAAAELLGDAETVFVDEGFTPQLIAEALPTGRALTVVTASLPVAGALAEAENVSVLLLGGRVRAGTLATVDHWTTKMLAGFVVDLAYLGANGISREHGLTTPDPAVSEVKAQAIRAARRTVFAGVHTKFGAVSFCRFAEVGAVDTIVTSSQLPAAEAHRYSLLGPQVIRV from the coding sequence ATGAACACCAGGACGGCCGAGGAACGCCAACGCGAGATCGTGCGCGCGGCGCGGGCCACCGGTTCCGTCGACGTCACCGCGCTCGCCGACGAGCTGGGCGTGGCCAAGGAGACCATCCGGCGCGACCTGCGCGCCCTGGAGGACCACGGGCTGGTCCGCCGCACCCACGGCGGCGCCTACCCGGTGGAGAGCGCCGCCTTCGAGACCACGCTCGCCTTCCGCGCCACCAGCCACGTACCCGAGAAGCGCAGGATCGCGGCCGCCGCGGCCGAACTGCTCGGGGACGCGGAGACGGTCTTCGTCGACGAGGGCTTCACCCCCCAGCTCATCGCCGAGGCCTTGCCGACCGGCCGGGCGCTGACCGTGGTGACCGCCTCCCTGCCCGTCGCGGGCGCCCTGGCGGAGGCCGAGAACGTGTCGGTCCTGCTGCTGGGCGGCCGGGTCCGGGCGGGCACGCTCGCCACGGTCGACCACTGGACGACCAAGATGCTGGCCGGCTTCGTGGTGGACCTCGCCTACCTCGGCGCCAACGGCATCTCCCGCGAACACGGCCTGACCACGCCCGACCCCGCGGTCAGCGAGGTCAAGGCGCAGGCCATCCGGGCCGCCCGGCGCACGGTCTTCGCGGGGGTGCACACCAAGTTCGGGGCCGTCAGCTTCTGCCGGTTCGCCGAGGTCGGCGCGGTGGACACGATCGTCACCAGCAGCCAGCTCCCGGCGGCCGAGGCCCACCGCTACTCCCTTCTGGGGCCGCAGGTCATCAGGGTCTGA